A region of the Exiguobacterium aurantiacum DSM 6208 genome:
CGAGATAGCGGTGCATTCCGACGAGACTCGACTCACTGAGGGGGCGACGCATCCACCATTGCAACATGAGTGCCCGCTCGATCGCTTTGCGGTTCCAGACGAGGACAGCGACACCGACCACGATGAGCACCCAGCCCCAAATCGGCATGTTGCGCGCTTGTTCCGGTAGTTCTCCTGTGGCGACATCGTCGATCGCAATATCTTCTTGCGGACGGTTCGTCGGTGCATTATCGTCAGACGATTGCGGGTCGTTCGACACCGGGTCAGAACCAGCATCGGACTCTGTCTCGATTTGAAGCAAGTTCGCCTCGGAGAAGCTGATCGTCGCTTCGAGCGGAACCCAACCCGCCCCTTCCACGAAATACTCAATCCATGAATGGGCGTGGCGATTACGGACGGTATGCTCTGTCTGTCCTTGAATCACGCCTCGGGCATCACCCATCGTGAATCCTTTGACCCAACGAGTCGGGACACCGTTCGCGCGGAGCAAGACAGCAGCCGAAGTCGAGAAGTTATCACAATAACCGAGCTGTGTGTCGAACAAGAATTGGTCGACGTAATCCGTGTCGCCTTCCGGGAGCGCCACCTCTTCCGTGTTGTACTCAAAGTCGCCAGAGCGGAAGTAGGCTTGAACGGCTTGCGCGTGTTCGTAAGGCGTCTCACTGTCTGCCGTGATCTCAGCGGCCAAGTCCCGGACCCGCTCCGGAAGAGTGTCTGGCAGTTGCAAATACGCCTGTTGCTCTTCATCCGTCAACGTCGTCACCGGTTCGTTCAAGTTCAGCTGGTCTTCCGTGAATGACGGCACGCTGTAGCGCAACTGAATCGTCCGTGGGGTCGCCTGGTTCTCATTGTCGAACACGATCTTCCCCGAAGGCCGGATATGGATCGTCTCGTTCGGGAACGTCTCTTCGATACTTCCGACTCGGAACTCAGTCCCGCTCTCCGTCTCGGCCGCTTGCGGGTACTCGCCACCGTACGGCACGAACGTCTGTCGGCGGTCAAACCGGAGAAGCGCTTGCTCCGGCGTCGTGTCGACGTCTTGGTCGACAAGTTGGCCCCGGTTATATTCCGAATCAAGCACCGGAGACTCGACCCAGCCTTTTCCGGTATAAATCTCTTTTGCTTCGATGCGCCAATACCGGGCCGGCACACCGCGCGCGATGAAGACGATCCCGTCGTCTTGTTCAAACGGTCCACCGAGCTGTTCATCATTCACACCGTACCCGACACGTCCGGTACTCGATTGTCCTTCATTCACGGCATTTTGAAAACTTGTCGTAATCCGGTCCGACCAATCGCCGTCAAGCGTCGGGGAGATACTCGCCAACACAAGAATGACCGTGGTGAGCAATGCGATACTGACGTAACGGACGAGTGACTTGCTCGGACGTTTCGCCAAATCGGTGACGAATAATAGGAACAACGAGGCAAGAATCGCGAGTACGATTTGGCTTTCCCCGTCATAAAGTGTCCACGTATCAAAGTACGCCATCAATCCAAGCGTCGAGACGACCATCCCTAGCACAAATCCATAGCTCGGGTACGTCCGGCCGACGAGAATGGCGAACAAGACACCGATGAGCGCCATCGCCGAAAAGAAGATGGCTTCTTCCGGCAATCCCCCACTCAAGACACCACTCAAATCTTCGAGCCAAATCCCGAACCAATCGAGCAGACTGCCATGATAGACGTACAAGACGGCCAAAAAGTTAAAGACGACGACGCCGATCAGGCCGTACCAAGGCAAGAGACTCGCAAACATCGGAACGAGCAACAAGAAATAAAACGGCCATGTCACATCAAACGTCGTGCTGCCGACGATCGGATCGACCCAAAACGATAACAAGTAGGCGGCAAGCGCCGTATACGCGATTCGTTTCACCCACTCGATCATGTCGTCACCTCGTTCGCCGTGTAAAGATGATAGTTGCCTTGCGTCTCATGCATGAGTTCACGTACCCACTTCGTCTCGAACGGGCTGATCAAGATGAGATTGCCGGACTGTTGAGGCAAGTTCCGTTTGACTCGTTCCACGAGACGCCCTTCCGCTTCCGGCGTCGCTGTCAACAAGTAGTGTCCGACTTCGGCGCTTTGGTCCGGCAAATGGAAGAGCCGGACCTGTTCTTCGATGACATACAGTTCAAACGGCAAGTTTTTCCGCTCGAGCTGGCGAATCGCCCCGACGAGGAGGGACAAGGAGCGTTCGAACGCTTCTTCATGTCCGGCTGTGGTCGACGGTACGAAGACGAGCGACAGCTTTTTCTCTTGTTCTTGGTCGAACGTCTTCGTCATCAAGTTGCCGCGGCGTGCCGATGCTTTCCAGTCGATGCGGCCGATGCGGTCGCCGGCCGCATATTCGCGCACCCCGCTCGTCGTGTTCGCGACTTCCGTGTACGTCCGTGTCCGCCGATACTGTTCGCCCCTCCCCCCAACTTGCTCATCTCGCGGCAAATCGAAAGGCAGTTCGGCCGGCGATACTTCGACGACCGTCTCAAGACGGAGCGTTCTCATCCGGTCGAACAATCCGAACACGTCGCGGACGTGCAACCGCGTTCGATCAAATACGTGGATGCCGCGTTTGATCTGTTCGATCTCATAGTGGACCGTCTCTTTCCGGCGAAAAAAGCGGTCGACCGGCGTGACGATCGGTTCGGTCATATGAGCCAGATTTTCAGGTGGTGTCTCTTCAAGTGTGACGACCCCAACGAGAAACGGATACTTCCGCTCGATTTGAAGCTCGACGTCCATCGTTTGTCCGGAAACGAGACGTTTCGTCGTGACACGGCGCGACACGTTCGCAGCCGTGACCGGATAGACCATGAAGAGCGTCCAATACACGGCCAAGACAAGGAACGACCACCAAAGCGTCGAAGCGACGATACTTCCTTCGATTCGCGCGAACGAGTAGAGCCCGAATGCCGCCGCCCAGACAACGAACAGCTTCATCCAGTTTTTCATACTTCTTTGACCTCACGATCCATCGGAACCGGAAGTTCGTCGAGCCATCCTTTCACGAGCTGGTCTGCCGTCCGGCCTTTGTAACGGGCTTCTGCCGTCAGCAAGATCCGATGCCCGAGCACGCTCGTCGCGAGCGCCTTGACGTCGTCCGGCAAAACGAAATCGCGGCCGTGGATATACGCCCACGCTTGGGAAGCCTTCATAAGGGCAAGTGTCGCCCTCGGGCTGCCACCGAGATACGTGTTCGCATCTTTGCGCGTCTCATGGATCAAGCGGACGATATACTGTTTGACAGCGCTTGAGACGTGGACTTGTTTCACCTCGCGTTGCATCAGTTCGACTTCCTGCTTCGTCACGACGCTCTGTAGCGTTTCGAGAGGCTCTGCATTCTCAAAACGTGTCAAAAGCGCCACTTCTTCATTAAATGATGGATACCCCATCTCAATTTTCAGTAGGAAACGGTCAAGTTGTGCTTCAGGGAGCGGATACGTCCCTTCGTGCTCAATCGGATTTTGTGTCGCCATGACGAAGAACGGAGACGGTAAAATCTTCACTTCGCCGTCAACCGTCACGCTTCGTTCCGCCATCGCTTCAAGCAACGCCGACTGAGTTTTCGGGGACGTCCGATTGATTTCATCCGCTAACACGATATTGCCCATGAGCGGGCCCGGTCGGTATTCAAACTCTTTCGTCTTCTGGTTATACATCGAGATACCCGTCAAATCGGAAGGCAACATGTCCGGCGTGAACTGGACACGTTTGAATTCGAGGTCGATGGCGCGACTGAACGTACGGACGAGCATCGTTTTCCCGACGCCCGGTACATCTTCTAACAACACGTGTCCGCCCGCAAGTAACGCGGTCAAACTTTTGGCGATGACGTCTTCTTTCCCGACGATCACCGTCTCGATGGCATGAATAATAGATTGAACAGCTGGACGATAGGACATGGCCGACTCCCCTTTTTTTCTCTTGTTCGCTACAGTAATATAATTGAATGTTCTGACTTTATTGTGACACATTCATACGACCGATTGAAAGAAATACACCACGTGAATGGGCTATTCCTTCTTTACCCGAAAAAAGGCGCCCTGCCTCGTAATCTGGCGGACGCATAACTATTTTTACTTTGGTCGTTCGATTTCAAACCTCTCGCCGAGCTTGGCATAGAAATTTCCCGCGAGCCGACTAACTGGCGCCAGTTGCCCCGCATCAATTCGGCCGGCTTGGTAAAGTTGTGGCTCGATGTGAAAACGGACAACGCGGGCAATCAATAAATCGGCCGTGACGACCCCTTCATGCTCAATCGGGACGTGATGGTGCAAGACGCATTCCATCCGGATTTTCGCTTCATTCACACCCGGCGTTTGAATCACGTCGCTTTGAGCGAGTGTGAACGTCGTGCGTTTCAGCTCACTTTCGTCCGGCCCGAGCGACGCCGCCGTTTCATTGACGAGCGTGACGTTCGATTCATCGACGATATGGATGACGAGCTCTTCCGTCGCGACAGCATTGCGCGCCGTGTCTTTCATCACGCCGTTCTTTCGTTGAACCGAGACGGAAACGAGCGGGGGATGTGAGGCGACGATATTGAAATAGCTAAACGGGGCCGCATTCACAATCTCGCCATTTCGAGTCGTGACGAAGGCGATCGGTCGTGGAATGACACTGCCGATCAAGAATTTATACGTATCTCGTTCGGTCAAAGCAAGTGGATCGATGGAAAGCATAATAGCACCTCATTTCTAGTTTTCTCATCTTTACGCTAGTCCTCGTCCCTCGTTTCTGTCAAACGAAAGCACATCGGAATGTGTAGCTTTTTAAAATACGGGGTATATCGCTCTAGATATGCGAATTTTAAAGAAAGAAATGTGGAATGCGCATCCGATGAGCAGTTCGGTTTTCATTGAAGGAAACCTTTTGTATGATTTCGAGTATTAAGATGAATAGTTTGGAGATGGTTTTTGGGATAAGGAAGGAAGTAGAGCGTATTATGGGCAAGTGGGTTGAACAATTGAACAGTCGTCAAATCCTCGGTATCCTTTACGGTGTTTGCGCAATGAGCCTCGTCTTGACAGCGATCGGCGCTTGGTTCGTTCGGGACGGGTTGGTCTCGTCGAGTGAGCTGTCGACACTCCGCTGGATTTGGATGATCGGGTTAGTCATGTTTATTAGCGCCATTTTATTGATAGGGCGTCCCCTCATCAAGCGGATGGCCGCACAGAACGAGAACATGCGGGCGAAGCACGATGAGTTGGAGCACGTGCTCGAAGCGTCGAAACAGAATGAGACGAAACTCCAATATCGGAACGAGTTGATCGAAGTATTGGCCTCGAAAGAGTCACTATTTGATTACTCATCGGTCATTGAAAAAATTGCGCTGCTCACGGAAGCTGAATTCGGTGCGCTCCTTCTCATCAAAGATGGGGAAATCAGCTCGGTCGTCCCGAAAGAGATGACCGAGGAACAACAAGAGAGCTTGAAGACGAAGTCACTCCTATTGAAGCGCGTCATGATTTCAAAGTTGCCGGCCGCGAGCTCTAAAAAAGTGGCCGAAAATTTGCATGAGTTTCCGTATTATATATATGAAACGGTTATCCCCATCATGGACCCATCCGATGACCAGATGATCGGATGCTTGTATCTCGCCCGTTACGATGAACAGTTCGACGCAAGCGAGAAGTCAGAGTTGAACGCTTTCGCGAGCCAGCTCGCCATTTCATTATTACGGATGCAGCTATACCGTCAAATGCAACAAGACCGTAAAGAGACGGCACAATTGATCAACTCGGTGCGAGAAGCGATTCTTTATTTGAACTATGAAGAAGAGTCCATTGTCGGCAACCGCGCTTTCATTCGTATGTTCAACGATCTTCCATTCAATTACTGTGGCTACGAAAAACTCGCTGACGTTGAGATCGATGTGGAGCAACTCGCCGAACGGGTCGACCAACGCGAACAGTTCATCCGTTACGTCGAGCACGTCTTCGACCGCAAACCGCCTGAAGATGGGCTGTTCATCTCACTGGATCAAGGGGATTGCTTCATTCAAGTGTATGCCGAAAGCATCTACCGAGACGGGAAGTTACATGGCACGATGCTCGTCTTGCGTGACGTGACGGCCGAAACCGAAATCGACCGGATGAAGTCCGAGCTCGTATCGACCGTATCACACGAATTGCGGACACCACTATCCTCGATTTACGGATTCACGGAACTAATGCTCGAACGTGATTTGAAAGAAAGTCGTCGTGAGCTTTATTTGAAAACAATTCACGATGAAGCGAAGCGTTTGTCGTTCCTCGTCAGCGACTTCCTCGACCTACAGAAGATGGAGGCCGGGAAGCAGACGTTCGAATGGGAACAGGTTGATTTGTATGAACTCGCCCGCGATAGCATCACGTTCTATCAAGAGACGACGGATCATCATCACATCCACCTCGATGCCGATTCGACGCAAGACTTCACGATTGAAGCAGACCTTGAAGGCATGCGACAGTTGCTCGGCAACTTGCTTAGTAACGCTGTGAAGTATTCACCGGACGGTGGCAACGTGCTCGTATCGCTTGAACGGCTCGAAGACCAAGTCGTCATGAAAGTCCGCGACAACGGAATCGGGATTCCTTCTTCCGCCCTTCCAAACTTGTTCGGCAAGTTTTATCGCGTCGACAATTCGGACAGACGAAAAATCGGCGGTACCGGGCTCGGGCTCGCCATCTGTAAAGAAATCGCAAAAGCCCATGAAGGGCATTTGCATGTGGAATCTGTGTACGGCGAAGGCAGCACATTCATCTGTGAATTGCCAACTTCAAAAGAAGTCGTCCATCAATGAGCACGGCCGGGGTTCCCGGCCGTGTTTTTTCAACCAATTTTGCTTTTTAGAAGGATTGTTTTGACATAATCTAGAAAAAGACAAACACTAGCCTACGAAGTGTCAACTCGGCGCGACCTATGAGATTATTGTCCTACGCCGACACGAGAAAAACAGCTATACTAAACAGGAAGAGAACGACACGATTGGAGGTCATGAAGTTGGATCATCGCGACCCACCGACATTTTCAGAACTAGGTGATTTTAAACAATGGGGACGTTTTGACGTGACGGTCCCACTGCAAGGCGGACAAGCCGAGCTTCAAAAAGCTGTGACGACGGTCCGTAACCATATCCCCCTTCGGCTCGGTGGCTTTTATATCATCGCGAGCGAGGATGGGATTCTTCATAGCGGCTCCCACGATTCAAACTTGCAGAAACATATCATCCACCTCCTTCAACAAGTACAAAATGGCCACGTTGAGATTGAAGCGCTCCAAAACGAGCCCTATTGGACGGTCCACTACTTCACCACACCTTGAGAGACGATTCGGGCGTCTCTTTTTTTGTGCGGATGAATTATAAAATTAAGTGCAACACCTGAACGTGAACGCAAAAAAGCCCATAGCGACGGCCTCGTGTAGAATGAAGTTACCACACAAACATTCACACGGAGGAATCGCTATGAGCTACACCCATCTTACCACAGCCGAACGCGTGAAAATAGAGACCTATCTGGGGCTCGGGATGTCCGTACGGTCCATCGCGAGACGGCTCGGGCGACAGCCCTCGACCGTCTCGCGGGAGATCAGACGGAACCCCGGCTATACGGCCGAACGCGCACAGGAGCGCTACGCCAAGGCGAAGGGAAACTGCGGCGCCAAGACGAAGCTCGACGACATGATGCGCCGGACGATCATCGAGAAGCTGCGGGCGACCTGGTCCCCGGAACAGATCGTGGGTCGGCTCTTCGACGGGGAGATCGCCTTCTCGACCATCTATCGCTGGATCTATTCGGGGCTGATCGACGTGCCGGTGACCGTGCTCCGCCAGAAGGGCAAGCGCCGGAAACCGGTGGAGACACGCGGGCGGTTCAACATCGGGCTGTCCATCTCGAAACGGCCTCCGGAGGTCAGGGGGCGCCAGACGTTCGGGCATTGGGAGCTCGATACGGTCGTCTCCGGGCGTGGGAAGTCGAGGGCGTGCGTCGCGACGTTCATCGAGCGAAAGAGCCGGTTCTACCTCGCCCTGCCGATCGCGGACCGCAGCGCGGCCTCGATGGAGGAGGCAATCCACACGGTCCACGCCGCCTTCCCAGCGGGCACGTTCAAGACGGCGACGACGGACCGGGGCAAGGAGTTCAGCTGTCACGAGCGAGTCCGGGCGACACTCGGCGTGCCGATGTATTTCGCCGACCCGTACTCGTCGTGGCAGCGCGGCAGCAACGAGAACGCCAACGGCCTCCTGCGCGAGTTCTTCCCGAAAGGATCGCGACGGTCGGCCAAGGAGAGATCGTGGACGCGCTCGCCAAGATCAACGGGCGGCCGAGGAAATGTCTCGGCTGGAAGACCGCACACGAGGCCTTCACGGAGGAAGTGTTGCGCTTAATTTGACAAACCGTCTGCGCAAAAAAACGCCTCATGGAGAGGCGTCAGTCCCAACGTGACATAATCGCAATTGATTTTTCAAAATACTCTGTAGCGAGTTTGTATTTGCCGTTTTCTCGAAGTTCACGGGCTAACCATAATGCATACTTGTTGGTGTAAAACTCATCATATGCTTCAAAATATTGAACTGCTTTTTTCAAACTATTTAACAGACCTTGTTGATTAAAATCTCGATAACCATTTACGTAGATATCAAAGTGAAAATCAAATTCTTGTAAATCTTCTCTTTCAGCCATTAGTTCATAACCTTTACTTAGCCACTCTACTACACCTTCTGTGTTTTTTCTTTCTGCATTAACCTCAATAAGAGACATCACACTATATAATTTACTTTTTACATCTACTTTATATTCGAAGCTTTCTAAAAAATATTTAAGAGCTCTTTCCTGATCTCCTATCAGAAAATAAATATCTCCCATATTATTATA
Encoded here:
- a CDS encoding transglutaminase domain-containing protein — its product is MIEWVKRIAYTALAAYLLSFWVDPIVGSTTFDVTWPFYFLLLVPMFASLLPWYGLIGVVVFNFLAVLYVYHGSLLDWFGIWLEDLSGVLSGGLPEEAIFFSAMALIGVLFAILVGRTYPSYGFVLGMVVSTLGLMAYFDTWTLYDGESQIVLAILASLFLLFVTDLAKRPSKSLVRYVSIALLTTVILVLASISPTLDGDWSDRITTSFQNAVNEGQSSTGRVGYGVNDEQLGGPFEQDDGIVFIARGVPARYWRIEAKEIYTGKGWVESPVLDSEYNRGQLVDQDVDTTPEQALLRFDRRQTFVPYGGEYPQAAETESGTEFRVGSIEETFPNETIHIRPSGKIVFDNENQATPRTIQLRYSVPSFTEDQLNLNEPVTTLTDEEQQAYLQLPDTLPERVRDLAAEITADSETPYEHAQAVQAYFRSGDFEYNTEEVALPEGDTDYVDQFLFDTQLGYCDNFSTSAAVLLRANGVPTRWVKGFTMGDARGVIQGQTEHTVRNRHAHSWIEYFVEGAGWVPLEATISFSEANLLQIETESDAGSDPVSNDPQSSDDNAPTNRPQEDIAIDDVATGELPEQARNMPIWGWVLIVVGVAVLVWNRKAIERALMLQWWMRRPLSESSLVGMHRYLVKRLRAAGFKVDGRTPSELAKEVDAYYETEDMTRLTRLFEQTIYADQPPNSKYKEYWKIMIRRIMS
- a CDS encoding DUF58 domain-containing protein, whose amino-acid sequence is MKNWMKLFVVWAAAFGLYSFARIEGSIVASTLWWSFLVLAVYWTLFMVYPVTAANVSRRVTTKRLVSGQTMDVELQIERKYPFLVGVVTLEETPPENLAHMTEPIVTPVDRFFRRKETVHYEIEQIKRGIHVFDRTRLHVRDVFGLFDRMRTLRLETVVEVSPAELPFDLPRDEQVGGRGEQYRRTRTYTEVANTTSGVREYAAGDRIGRIDWKASARRGNLMTKTFDQEQEKKLSLVFVPSTTAGHEEAFERSLSLLVGAIRQLERKNLPFELYVIEEQVRLFHLPDQSAEVGHYLLTATPEAEGRLVERVKRNLPQQSGNLILISPFETKWVRELMHETQGNYHLYTANEVTT
- a CDS encoding AAA family ATPase; translation: MSYRPAVQSIIHAIETVIVGKEDVIAKSLTALLAGGHVLLEDVPGVGKTMLVRTFSRAIDLEFKRVQFTPDMLPSDLTGISMYNQKTKEFEYRPGPLMGNIVLADEINRTSPKTQSALLEAMAERSVTVDGEVKILPSPFFVMATQNPIEHEGTYPLPEAQLDRFLLKIEMGYPSFNEEVALLTRFENAEPLETLQSVVTKQEVELMQREVKQVHVSSAVKQYIVRLIHETRKDANTYLGGSPRATLALMKASQAWAYIHGRDFVLPDDVKALATSVLGHRILLTAEARYKGRTADQLVKGWLDELPVPMDREVKEV
- a CDS encoding flavin reductase family protein — translated: MLSIDPLALTERDTYKFLIGSVIPRPIAFVTTRNGEIVNAAPFSYFNIVASHPPLVSVSVQRKNGVMKDTARNAVATEELVIHIVDESNVTLVNETAASLGPDESELKRTTFTLAQSDVIQTPGVNEAKIRMECVLHHHVPIEHEGVVTADLLIARVVRFHIEPQLYQAGRIDAGQLAPVSRLAGNFYAKLGERFEIERPK
- a CDS encoding ATP-binding protein encodes the protein MGKWVEQLNSRQILGILYGVCAMSLVLTAIGAWFVRDGLVSSSELSTLRWIWMIGLVMFISAILLIGRPLIKRMAAQNENMRAKHDELEHVLEASKQNETKLQYRNELIEVLASKESLFDYSSVIEKIALLTEAEFGALLLIKDGEISSVVPKEMTEEQQESLKTKSLLLKRVMISKLPAASSKKVAENLHEFPYYIYETVIPIMDPSDDQMIGCLYLARYDEQFDASEKSELNAFASQLAISLLRMQLYRQMQQDRKETAQLINSVREAILYLNYEEESIVGNRAFIRMFNDLPFNYCGYEKLADVEIDVEQLAERVDQREQFIRYVEHVFDRKPPEDGLFISLDQGDCFIQVYAESIYRDGKLHGTMLVLRDVTAETEIDRMKSELVSTVSHELRTPLSSIYGFTELMLERDLKESRRELYLKTIHDEAKRLSFLVSDFLDLQKMEAGKQTFEWEQVDLYELARDSITFYQETTDHHHIHLDADSTQDFTIEADLEGMRQLLGNLLSNAVKYSPDGGNVLVSLERLEDQVVMKVRDNGIGIPSSALPNLFGKFYRVDNSDRRKIGGTGLGLAICKEIAKAHEGHLHVESVYGEGSTFICELPTSKEVVHQ